The proteins below come from a single Nocardioides eburneiflavus genomic window:
- a CDS encoding sulfatase-like hydrolase/transferase, producing the protein MTDEHPDRTRLPLDVDTSARPIRPVSAGRGAPNVVVVLIDDMGFGASSPYGGPCEMPTAQRLADEGLRYSRFHVTSLCSPTRQALMTGRNHHSVGMGVTSEMSTPEPGYHGYRPASAATIAQILGGNGYCTAAVGKWHQTPPVEVSPSGPFQRWPMGEGFDYFYGFMGAEMNHWYPQLYQGRYAVEPDKLPEDGYHLSEDLVEKAISWIENQQAITPERPFFTYVAFGATHAPFHVAAEWRDKYAGRFDVGWDAQREATLARQKELGLVPETTELAPWAEGVPHWDDLDEIEQRVAARFMETYAGFAEHTDAQVGRLVDALEDMGVLDDTLIFYLLGDNGASGEGGPRGTFREHLVGHGIQDETADMAARLDTLGDPSTYAIYPVGWALAMNTPYPWTKQLAHLGGTRDGMIVRWGNGIQARGEVRHQWHHVIDVVPTILEAAGLPAPEMYGGVAQQPIEGTSLAYSFDDPAAPDRRTTQYFEMIGNRGVYHEGWTAVTRHGIPWEMVHTSDRPFEQDRWELYDHGADWSQARDLAAEHPERLADLQRIFDREAEKHHVFPLDDRVTERENPDVAGRLDLHLGRSSLSFGPRVGRLTEEAAPNVKNRSHAITADLEVVTGTDGVVVAQGGRFGGWSLYVVNGVPHYAYNYLGRDLTVVRGGKPMAPGRHDLVVRFTYDGGPPGSGADVSLEVDGAVVGTGRIPVTTAYYFSFDETFNVGVDRGTPVVDDYLPVRNAFEGLIHRVRFDLDEVADPGSDDDREHQVMVHQ; encoded by the coding sequence GTGACCGACGAGCACCCCGACCGCACCAGGCTTCCCCTCGACGTCGACACCTCGGCCCGCCCGATTCGGCCGGTGTCGGCCGGGCGCGGCGCCCCGAACGTGGTCGTCGTGCTGATCGACGACATGGGATTCGGCGCCTCGTCGCCGTACGGCGGCCCGTGCGAGATGCCCACCGCCCAGCGGCTCGCCGACGAGGGGCTGCGCTACAGCCGGTTCCACGTCACGTCGCTCTGCAGCCCGACCCGGCAGGCGCTGATGACCGGCCGCAACCACCACTCGGTCGGGATGGGCGTGACCAGCGAGATGTCGACGCCGGAGCCCGGCTACCACGGCTACCGTCCCGCGAGCGCGGCGACCATCGCGCAGATCCTCGGCGGCAACGGCTACTGCACCGCGGCCGTCGGCAAGTGGCACCAGACCCCGCCCGTGGAGGTCAGCCCGTCCGGGCCGTTCCAGCGCTGGCCCATGGGGGAGGGCTTCGACTACTTCTACGGCTTCATGGGCGCGGAGATGAACCACTGGTACCCGCAGCTCTACCAGGGCCGTTACGCCGTCGAGCCGGACAAGCTGCCCGAGGACGGCTACCACCTGTCCGAGGACCTCGTCGAGAAGGCGATCTCCTGGATCGAGAACCAGCAGGCGATCACCCCCGAGCGGCCGTTCTTCACCTACGTCGCCTTCGGCGCGACCCACGCCCCGTTCCACGTCGCGGCGGAGTGGCGCGACAAGTACGCCGGACGCTTCGACGTCGGCTGGGACGCGCAGCGCGAGGCGACCCTCGCCCGGCAGAAGGAGCTCGGCCTCGTGCCGGAGACGACCGAGCTCGCCCCGTGGGCCGAGGGTGTCCCCCACTGGGACGACCTCGACGAGATCGAGCAGCGGGTGGCGGCCCGCTTCATGGAGACCTACGCCGGGTTCGCCGAGCACACCGACGCCCAGGTCGGCCGGCTGGTCGACGCGTTGGAGGACATGGGCGTCCTCGACGACACGCTGATCTTCTACCTGCTCGGCGACAACGGGGCCTCCGGCGAGGGCGGGCCGCGCGGCACGTTCCGCGAGCATCTCGTCGGCCACGGCATCCAGGACGAGACCGCCGACATGGCGGCCCGGCTCGACACGCTGGGCGACCCCTCGACGTACGCCATCTACCCAGTCGGGTGGGCACTCGCGATGAACACGCCGTACCCCTGGACCAAGCAGCTCGCCCACCTCGGAGGCACGCGGGACGGGATGATCGTCCGCTGGGGCAACGGGATCCAGGCCAGGGGCGAGGTCCGCCACCAGTGGCACCACGTGATCGACGTGGTCCCGACGATCCTGGAGGCGGCGGGGCTCCCCGCCCCGGAGATGTACGGCGGGGTGGCGCAGCAGCCGATCGAGGGGACCAGCCTCGCCTACTCGTTCGACGACCCGGCAGCGCCGGACCGCCGAACCACGCAGTACTTCGAGATGATCGGCAACCGCGGCGTCTACCACGAGGGCTGGACGGCGGTGACCCGTCACGGCATCCCCTGGGAGATGGTACACACCTCCGACCGCCCCTTCGAGCAGGACCGTTGGGAGCTCTACGACCACGGCGCCGACTGGAGCCAGGCCCGCGACCTGGCGGCCGAGCACCCCGAGCGGCTCGCCGACCTCCAGCGCATCTTCGACAGGGAGGCCGAGAAGCACCACGTCTTCCCGCTCGACGACCGGGTCACCGAACGGGAGAACCCCGACGTCGCCGGCCGGCTCGATCTCCACCTGGGCCGGTCCTCGCTGTCGTTCGGACCGCGGGTCGGCCGGCTGACCGAGGAGGCCGCCCCGAACGTGAAGAACCGCTCGCACGCCATCACCGCCGACCTCGAGGTCGTCACGGGCACCGACGGCGTGGTCGTGGCGCAGGGCGGCCGGTTCGGCGGTTGGTCGCTGTACGTCGTCAACGGCGTCCCGCACTACGCCTACAACTACCTCGGTCGCGACCTCACCGTCGTGCGCGGCGGCAAGCCGATGGCGCCCGGCCGGCACGACCTCGTCGTCCGCTTCACCTACGACGGCGGCCCTCCGGGCAGCGGGGCCGACGTGTCGCTCGAGGTGGACGGGGCCGTCGTCGGCACCGGTCGGATCCCGGTGACCACGGCGTACTACTTCTCCTTCGACGAGACCTTCAACGTCGGCGTCGACCGGGGGACGCCGGTGGTGGACGACTACCTGCCGGTGCGCAACGCGTTCGAGGGACTGATCCACCGGGTCCGGTTCGACCTCGACGAGGTGGCCGACCCCGGCAGTGACGACGACCGCGAGCACCAGGTGATGGTCCACCAATGA
- a CDS encoding CGNR zinc finger domain-containing protein gives MAFAHDTETSLLAAVSLVNSAEPPDTLTSSAELEEFRTQFGYTGRHDGDEAELAEVRALRPRLRELLTADRDRAVAIVNDLLQRAEATPRLVRHGEHDWHIHVVDPETPFAERIAAETAMAMVDVIRTDEMSRLGICARDDCESVVLDLSRNRSKIFCGPSCSNRAAVAAYRARQR, from the coding sequence GTGGCTTTCGCGCATGACACCGAGACGTCGCTGCTGGCAGCGGTCTCGCTGGTCAACTCCGCGGAGCCGCCCGACACGCTCACGTCGTCGGCCGAGCTCGAGGAGTTCCGGACGCAGTTCGGCTACACCGGTCGGCACGACGGCGACGAGGCCGAGCTCGCGGAGGTCCGTGCCCTGAGGCCGCGGCTGCGCGAGCTGCTCACCGCCGACCGGGACCGCGCGGTGGCGATCGTCAACGACCTGCTGCAGCGCGCGGAGGCGACACCGAGGCTCGTCCGGCATGGCGAGCACGACTGGCACATTCACGTGGTCGACCCCGAGACGCCGTTCGCCGAGCGGATCGCCGCCGAGACCGCGATGGCCATGGTCGACGTCATCCGCACCGACGAGATGTCGCGACTGGGCATCTGCGCCCGGGACGACTGCGAGAGCGTGGTGCTCGACCTCTCGCGCAACCGCTCCAAGATCTTCTGCGGCCCCTCCTGCAGCAACCGGGCCGCGGTGGCGGCGTACCGAGCCCGCCAGCGCTGA
- a CDS encoding IclR family transcriptional regulator, which yields MERAAAVLRAVAAATGSAATASALAATVGLNRTTTWRILATLEGERLVSFDADTGTYSLGFGLIDLAGQADGVTLARSARVVLQRLAAEARETAALAVVRGGALTYVAEATADTVVAAGWQGREVALHATSTGKVLLAFSHPAELRPLLRLPHGQRLPRYTPSTVTSLSRLEEELAVTRERGYAVCRGEFESTAWGVSAPVLDLAGHPVAVVSVWGPSERLGEDRFADLGALAIGGAAEIAGRRTSG from the coding sequence GTGGAGCGAGCCGCAGCGGTTCTCCGCGCGGTGGCGGCGGCGACCGGGTCCGCGGCGACGGCGAGCGCCCTGGCCGCGACCGTGGGGCTGAACCGCACGACGACCTGGCGGATCCTGGCCACGCTCGAGGGGGAGCGGCTGGTGAGCTTCGACGCGGACACCGGCACGTACTCCCTCGGTTTCGGCCTGATCGACCTCGCCGGCCAGGCCGACGGCGTCACCCTGGCTCGGTCCGCACGCGTCGTGCTCCAGCGGCTGGCCGCCGAGGCCCGCGAGACCGCGGCCCTCGCCGTCGTCCGCGGAGGAGCGCTGACCTACGTCGCCGAGGCGACGGCCGACACGGTGGTGGCGGCCGGGTGGCAGGGCCGCGAGGTCGCCCTGCACGCGACGTCGACAGGGAAGGTCCTCCTGGCGTTCTCCCACCCGGCGGAGCTGCGGCCGCTGCTGCGGCTACCGCACGGTCAGCGTCTGCCCCGCTACACGCCGTCGACCGTCACGTCGCTCAGCAGGCTCGAGGAGGAGCTCGCAGTGACCCGCGAGCGCGGGTACGCCGTCTGCCGCGGCGAGTTCGAGAGCACGGCCTGGGGCGTCTCTGCGCCGGTGCTCGACCTGGCGGGACACCCGGTCGCGGTCGTCAGCGTGTGGGGGCCGAGCGAGCGCCTCGGCGAGGACCGGTTCGCGGACCTCGGGGCGCTCGCGATCGGCGGCGCGGCCGAGATCGCCGGGCGACGGACGTCCGGGTAG
- a CDS encoding ABC transporter substrate-binding protein encodes MNQISRRHLEISRRQLLRYSGVSAAAVAGSGLLAACGGDGDGGGGGGGGGPQRSGGILIHGATGGGSKDTLDPHAPVQAADIARCNNLYEPLLFWNNNYELEPALAESVEPSADAVTWTIKMRGGVTFHNGKTVTADDAWKSIQRVANPKAPLSAGGQLSQIIDFQSSKVVDETTLELVLNTPYAILDSLLAEYTLGIIPGGEFDPSNPVGTGAFAYKSFEAGKTSTFTRYADYWGDAAFVDELQIQDFADDSSKVNALQSGQIHTVDNLPYNLIDTIKGAGGGVLIAEGGQWVPFTMRVDQAPFNDVKVRQAMRLIVDRQQMIDQTLSGYGTLGNDMYAPLDVAYASDLPQREQDIDQAKSLLASAGAEGLQVELFTGDDIGSVAVPAANLFAEQAKAAGVDVKVTKKTPFYDDNYLSYTFAQDFWNTRNYIPQAVVGTFPPDQGGTYNETHWDNQEHRDLVNAAAQETDEAKRAELLHDAQEIEYNEGGLIIWGFRQQVDGYGANVQGLEPSKYLPLGNYKFQHVSVQ; translated from the coding sequence GTGAACCAGATCTCTCGCCGCCATCTGGAAATCTCCCGCCGGCAGCTGCTCCGGTACTCCGGCGTCAGTGCCGCTGCCGTCGCCGGCAGCGGGCTCCTCGCCGCCTGTGGAGGTGACGGTGACGGCGGCGGCGGGGGCGGCGGCGGTGGCCCGCAGCGCTCGGGCGGCATCCTGATCCACGGCGCGACGGGCGGTGGCAGCAAGGACACGCTCGACCCGCACGCGCCGGTCCAAGCCGCGGACATCGCCCGGTGCAACAACCTCTACGAGCCTCTGCTGTTCTGGAACAACAACTACGAGCTCGAACCGGCGCTTGCCGAGTCGGTCGAGCCCTCCGCAGACGCTGTGACGTGGACCATCAAGATGCGTGGAGGCGTCACGTTCCACAACGGCAAGACGGTCACCGCCGACGACGCGTGGAAGAGCATCCAGCGCGTGGCCAATCCGAAGGCGCCGCTCTCGGCCGGTGGTCAGCTCTCGCAGATCATCGACTTCCAGTCGAGCAAGGTCGTCGACGAGACGACGCTCGAGCTGGTGCTGAACACGCCGTACGCGATCCTCGACTCGCTGCTGGCGGAGTACACGCTCGGGATCATCCCCGGCGGCGAGTTCGACCCCAGCAACCCGGTCGGCACAGGCGCGTTCGCCTACAAGTCGTTCGAGGCCGGCAAGACCAGCACCTTCACCAGGTACGCCGACTACTGGGGCGACGCGGCATTTGTCGACGAGCTGCAGATCCAGGACTTCGCCGACGACAGCTCCAAGGTCAACGCGTTGCAGTCCGGCCAGATCCACACCGTCGACAACCTGCCCTACAACCTGATCGACACGATCAAGGGCGCCGGTGGTGGTGTGCTCATCGCCGAGGGCGGTCAATGGGTGCCCTTCACGATGCGCGTGGACCAGGCGCCGTTCAACGACGTCAAGGTCCGCCAGGCGATGCGACTGATCGTCGACCGGCAGCAGATGATCGACCAGACCCTGAGCGGCTACGGCACCCTGGGCAACGACATGTACGCCCCGCTCGACGTCGCGTACGCCAGCGACCTGCCCCAGCGCGAGCAGGACATCGACCAGGCCAAGTCCCTCCTGGCGTCCGCGGGCGCGGAGGGGCTGCAGGTCGAGCTCTTCACCGGCGACGACATCGGGTCGGTTGCCGTCCCAGCCGCGAACCTGTTCGCCGAGCAGGCGAAAGCGGCCGGCGTCGATGTCAAGGTCACCAAGAAGACGCCGTTCTACGACGACAACTACCTCTCCTACACGTTCGCGCAGGACTTCTGGAACACCCGCAACTACATCCCGCAGGCCGTGGTCGGAACCTTCCCGCCCGACCAGGGCGGCACCTACAACGAGACGCACTGGGACAACCAGGAGCACCGGGACCTCGTCAACGCCGCGGCCCAGGAGACCGATGAGGCCAAGCGGGCCGAGCTGCTCCACGACGCCCAGGAGATCGAGTACAACGAGGGCGGCCTGATCATCTGGGGCTTCCGGCAGCAGGTCGACGGGTACGGCGCCAATGTCCAGGGTCTGGAGCCGAGCAAGTACCTCCCGCTCGGCAACTACAAGTTCCAGCACGTCTCGGTCCAGTAG
- a CDS encoding ABC transporter permease, whose protein sequence is MTDVATALQDPLEEVAPPKGQHGAAAWAIWLARRLGLAVLTLWLVSVLTFMATAALGDPVRAILGRDYNSNPGRVAELEALLGTDQSLVSRYFDWLGGLLTGDLGVSLANSLPVGGQISSSVVNSAVLVALSAAVMIPLAFAVAMISTHYRRKRPDTVIQTILLAMAGLPEFVIGVLLIALFATTVSQVLPAVTLVPLGGSPWDEPKSMVLPTVTLVLWVAPYVSRIVRASLLEVIDSDYVELARLKGIPEKVVMRRHALLNAIVPGIQVIALQLAFLAGGVVVVETLFSYPGIGRQLVDSVRNHDVAMVQALSMIIAGVYVVVNLVADLLSILLTPRARTAISS, encoded by the coding sequence ATGACTGACGTTGCGACAGCCCTGCAAGATCCGCTCGAGGAGGTCGCCCCGCCCAAGGGCCAGCACGGAGCGGCGGCCTGGGCCATCTGGCTCGCCCGCCGGCTCGGGCTGGCGGTGCTGACGCTGTGGCTCGTCTCGGTCCTGACCTTCATGGCCACGGCCGCGCTGGGCGACCCGGTCCGCGCGATCCTCGGCCGCGACTACAACTCCAACCCCGGCCGGGTCGCCGAGCTGGAGGCGCTGCTCGGCACTGACCAGTCGCTCGTGTCGCGCTACTTCGACTGGCTCGGCGGGCTGTTGACGGGTGACCTGGGCGTGTCCCTGGCCAACTCGTTGCCCGTCGGCGGCCAGATCTCGAGCAGCGTGGTCAACTCCGCGGTGCTGGTGGCCCTGTCGGCGGCGGTGATGATCCCGCTGGCGTTCGCCGTCGCGATGATCTCGACGCACTACCGCCGCAAGCGGCCCGACACCGTGATCCAGACGATCCTGCTGGCGATGGCCGGCCTGCCGGAGTTCGTGATCGGCGTGCTCCTGATCGCGCTGTTCGCGACGACGGTGTCGCAGGTGCTGCCCGCGGTCACCCTGGTGCCGCTCGGCGGGAGCCCGTGGGACGAGCCGAAGAGCATGGTCCTGCCGACGGTGACGCTGGTGCTCTGGGTGGCGCCGTACGTCTCGCGGATCGTGCGGGCCTCGCTGCTCGAGGTGATCGACAGCGACTACGTCGAGCTGGCGCGGCTCAAGGGCATCCCCGAGAAGGTCGTGATGCGCAGGCACGCGCTGCTCAACGCCATCGTGCCCGGCATCCAGGTGATCGCGCTCCAGCTGGCCTTCCTGGCCGGCGGTGTCGTCGTCGTCGAGACGCTCTTCTCCTACCCCGGGATCGGCCGCCAGCTCGTCGACTCGGTCCGCAACCACGATGTGGCGATGGTGCAGGCGCTGAGCATGATCATCGCTGGCGTGTACGTCGTGGTGAACCTGGTCGCGGACCTCCTGTCCATCCTGTTGACCCCACGCGCGAGGACGGCGATCTCGTCATGA